In one window of Aphidius gifuensis isolate YNYX2018 linkage group LG4, ASM1490517v1, whole genome shotgun sequence DNA:
- the LOC122853887 gene encoding dynamin-like — translation MAGNAGMENLITLVNRLQDVATRSGVAMKMDLPQIAVVGGQSAGKSSVLENFVGRDFLPRGSGIVTRRPLILQLVNNGSRKEEYGKFLHCSNKKFSDFDEIRKEIEQETDRVIGGEGISNVPINLSIFSPKVLNLTLVDLPGLTKVPIGNQPKDIESQIRNMIIEFISKESCLILAVTPANTDLANSDALKLAKEVDPKGTRTIGVITKLDLMDEGTNARDILENRLLPLRRGYVGVVNRSQKAIDDNKEIVAAIDAEKQFFKCHEEYKHLADKLGTPYLQKILNQQLSSHIHETLPALRKKLLDQMKIFEKNMKLEDMNLNESAMKTKTMIFLFDQVKAVFSNSIGCYESDDIGKSFNGGYKIYWLIHKRFPQEIEKNKLSDDDLHVRITLAINNIRGVRSGMFTPDMAFEAVAKEQIALLKEPAKNCISQVVSKLQELLSDCTQLMDKYPRLREIVDEKLMLYVRECEEKCQEQLSALLEYELSYINTKHIDFVGLEGARSLMADNNMTRKKDIIVKLNQITLQIF, via the exons atggctggTAACGCGGgtatggaaaatttaattacactTGTCAATCGTCTTCAAGATGTGGCAACTCGTTCAGGGGTGGCGATGAAAATGGACCTGCCACAAATTGCTGTTGTTGGAGGCCAAAGTGCTGGCAAATCCTCAGTACTGGAAAACTTCGTTGGACG gGATTTTTTACCAAGAGGATCTGGAATTGTTACTAGACGACCTTTAATTCTGCAGCTCGTTAATAATGGTAGTCGCAAAGAAG aatatgGAAAATTTCTTCACTGCTCAAATAAGAAATTTAgtgattttgatgaaattCGAAAAGAAATTGAACAAGAAACTGATAGGGTAATTGGAGGAGAAGGAATATCTAATGTTCCTATAAATCTTAGCATTTTCTCGCCCAAAg tgttaaatttaacattggtTGACCTCCCTGGCCTGACGAAAGTCCCTATTGGTAATCAACCAAAAGACATTGAGTCCCAAATTCGGAACATGATTATAGAATTTATATCCAAAGAATCCTGCTTAATTTTGGCTGTAACTCCTGCCAATACTGATTTAGCAAACAGTGATGCCTTAAAACTGGCTAAAGAGGTCGATCCAAAAg GCACAAGGACAATTGGTGTCATCACCAAGTTGGATTTGATGGATGAAGGTACCAATGCTCGTGATATTCTTGAAAATAGATTATTGCCATTGAGACGAGGCTATGTTGGTGTAGTTAATAGAAGCCAAAAGGCGATTGATGACAACAAAGAAATTGTTGCCGCCATTGATgcagaaaaacaattttttaaatg ccaCGAAGAGTATAAACATTTGGCGGACAAGCTTGGTACACCGTATCTTCAAAAGATTTTGAACCAACAGCTTTCAAGCCACATTCATGAAACTTTACCAGCACTAAGAAAGAAATTACTGGATCAAATGaagatttttgaaaaaaatatgaaacttGAAGATATGAATCTTAATGAATCAGCTATGAAGACGAAAACAATGATTTT CTTATTTGATCAAGTGAAAGCAGTATTTAGCAATTCGATCGGCTGTTATGAGTCTGATGATATTGGGAAAAGTTTTAATGGTGGATACAAAATCTACTGGTTGATTCACAAACGTTTTCCCCaagaaatcgaaaaaaataaattaagtgaTGATGATTTGCATGTGCGAATTACTCTTGCTATTAACAACATTCGTG GTGTTAGATCTGGTATGTTTACACCAGATATGGCTTTCGAGGCTGTTGCCAAAGAACAAATTGCTCTTTTAAAAGAACCAGCAAAGAATTGTATCAGCCAGGTTGTGTCAAAACTACAGGAACTGCTTAGTGACTGTACACAACTG ATGGATAAATATCCACGATTACGTGAGatagttgatgaaaaattaatgctATATGTCAGAGAGTGTGAAGAAAAATGTCAAGAGCAGCTTTCTGCTCTTTTGGAGTATGAGCTATcatatattaatacaaaacATATTGATTTCGTTGGACTCGAAGG AGCTAGATCACTAATGGCTGATAATAACATG ACGAGGAAGAAGGATATAATCGTAAAACTCAATCAAATAACActacaaatattttga